In the genome of Amyelois transitella isolate CPQ chromosome 25, ilAmyTran1.1, whole genome shotgun sequence, one region contains:
- the LOC106142773 gene encoding uncharacterized protein LOC106142773 has translation MADLTIRIEPVAPEHARKRGVNKENWKKEKKRREQYSSKRFPSAPKCHHKNNKTFTCSTLKMQDIARMHRKFFKLKSKIDQDNFILQHCRFNKCVRTRLVDQSRGPKNLSVEYYVTIKNPHKNVRVCKNAFLEILTLGKDRVMGVIQRSFKDGGSIAKENRGGSHKIALYGDKQRNVQEFIESFQAAEPHYCRAKSSVRLYLPPELNIKKMWKLYQDTNHLQVKESYFRNIFNRKYNIGFGSPLKDTCSRCSELTRKIECASTSQDKQRLQTEKRVHTLKAKAFYNLLKTEPGDTILLSFDCQKNSALPKLPDQAAYFSRQFNMYNFTIVVGTSKSPLTTNNVHSYYWCENEHSKSSNEIASAVFHKLTTLDIPEIKTKLKLFADGCGGQNKNTTLVGMCTKWLSSHAPPQVKQIEIVFPMVGHSFLPPDRIFAKIEKETKKQSIICNPQDYVNVFKKHATVYHLGEEVEVYNWKDEVSKTIKPPGSWHFKFNPSKRFIISKGRQNVSIQGEENYRNEFNKPKYVTKRGKRCSEIEPAIIRKGNKVKLSKIKDVTNLLNKHYGEDWRTLDFLKYYKDIEETNENFEECEDLQCVPLEENENFI, from the exons atggCTGATTTAACAATAAGAATTGAACCTGTTGCTCCTGAGCATGCAAGGAAGCGAGGCGTTAACAAAGAAAACTGGAAAAAGGAGAAAAAACGAAGAGAACA atATTCTTCAAAACGCTTTCCAAGTGCTCCAAAATGCcaccacaaaaataataaaacatttacctgttctacattaaaaatgcaAGACATAGCTCGTATGCAccgtaagtttttcaaattaaaaagtaaaatagatcaagacaattttatattacaacaCTGTCGTTTCAACAAATGTGTGAGAACAAGACTGGTAGATCAATCTAGAGGCCCAAAAAATTTGAGCGTTGAATACTACGTAACTATAAAAAACCCTCACAAAAATGTGAGAGTGTgcaaaaatgcatttttagaAATACTTACATTAGGAAAAGATAGAGTAATGGGGGTTATTCAAAGATCTTTTAAAGATGGAGGCAGTATCGCCAAAGAAAATCGTGGTGGCAGTCACAAAATAGCACTTTACGGAGATAAACAAAGAAATGTGCAAGAATTTATTGAGTCCTTCCAAGCAGCTGAACCACACTATTGTAGAGCTAAATCATCGGTAAGACTGTATTTACCTCCagaattgaatataaaaaaaatgtggaaaTTATATCAAGatacaaatcacttgcaagtAAAAGAGTCTTATTttagaaacatttttaatagaaaGTACAACATTGGTTTTGGTTCACCCTTGAAGGATACATGTTCTCGGTGCTCTGAGTTGACAAGAAAAATTGAATGCGCCTCTACAAGCCAAGATAAACAACGACTTCAAACAGAGAAACGAGTACATACTTTAAAAGCCAAGGCATTTTACAATCTGCTGAAAACTGAGCCTGGAGATACTATTTTGCTATCATTTGACTGTCAGAAGAACAGCGCTCTGCCGAAATTGCCTGATCAAGCAGCTTATTTTAGCCgacaatttaatatgtataacttTACCATAGTGGTTGGAACTTCAAAATCCCCGTTAACAACGAATAACGTGCATTCCTATTACTGGTGCGAAAATGAGCATTCAAAATCTTCTAACGAAATAGCGAGTGCAGTATTTCATAAATTGACTACTCTGGATATTcctgaaattaaaacaaaattaaaactatttgctGATGGTTGTGGTGgccaaaacaaaaacaccACTCTTGTAGGTATGTGCACCAAATGGCTCTCTTCACATGCGCCACCGCAAGTAAAGCagattgaaatagtttttCCAATGGTTGGCCATAGCTTTTTACCACCAGACAGAATATTTGCGAAGATCGAaaaagaaaccaaaaaacagTCCATAATATGTAATCCACAAgattatgtaaatgttttcaaaaaaCATGCGACTGTTTACCATTTAGGAGAAGAAGTTGAAGTTTACAATTGGAAGGATGAAGTCTCAAAAACCATAAAACCCCCGGGAAGTTggcatttcaaatttaaccCATCTAAACGATTTATAATTAGTAAGGGACGACAGAATGTGAGCATTCAAGGAGAAGAAAATTATCGgaatgaatttaataaacCAAAATATGTGACTAAAAGAGGAAAGAGATGCTCCGAAATTGAGCCTGCCATAATACGAAAAGGTAATAAAGTGAAGCtaagcaaaataaaagatgTCACTAACCTTCTAAACAAACATTATGGTGAAGACTGGAGGACTTtagactttttaaaatactacaAGGATATTGAAGAGAccaatgaaaattttgaagaaTGTGAGGATCTGCAATGTGTTCCTTtagaagaaaatgaaaattttatataa